In the genome of Quercus robur chromosome 3, dhQueRobu3.1, whole genome shotgun sequence, one region contains:
- the LOC126718576 gene encoding nucleobase-ascorbate transporter 6-like, with the protein MAGGQAAPPPKQEELQPHPSKDQLPNISFCITSPPPWPEAILLGFQHYLVMLGTTVLIPASLVPQMGGGNEEKAKMIQTILFVAGLNTLFQTFFGTRLPAVIGASYTFVPATISIILAGRYSDVLNPQEKFERIMRGTQGALIVASTLQIVIGFSGLWRNVARFLSPIAAVPLVALSGFGLYEFGFPVLAKCVEIGLPQLIILILISQYVPHLIRGEKHVFDRFAVIFSVAIVWIYAHLLTVGGAYKNTGPKTQLSCRTDHAGIIGAAPWIRVPYPFQWGAPTFDAGEAFAMMTVSFVALVESTGAFIAVSRYASATPLPPSILSRGVGWQGVGILFSGIFGTGIGSSVSVENAGLLALTRVGSRRVVQISAGFMIFFSILGKFGAVFASIPAPIIAALYCLFFAYVGSAGLSLLQFCNLNSFRTKFVLGFSIYMGLSIPQYFNEYTVVKGYGPVHTEARWFNDMINVPFSSEAFVAGLLAFFLDVTLHRKDNQTRKDRGMHWWDRFRSFKTDTRSEEFYSLPFNLNKFFPSV; encoded by the exons ATGGCAGGTGGACAAGCTGCACCACCACCAAAACAAGAAGAGTTACAGCCACATCCATCCAAAGATCAGCTCCCAAATATTTCTTTCTGCATAACTAGTCCTCCACCATGGC CCGAGGCAATTCTACTTGGTTTCCAACATTACCTGGTGATGCTTGGCACAACTGTTTTGATCCCGGCATCTCTTGTTCCACAGATGGGAGGAGGCAAT gaGGAGAAAGCAAAAATGATTCAGACAATATTGTTTGTGGCTGGTTTGAACACATTGTTTCAAACCTTTTTTGGGACTCGGCTACCTGCTGTGATTGGAGCTTCTTATACCTTTGTGCCAGCAACCATTTCAATCATTTTGGCTGGTCGATACAGTGATGTTTTAAATCCACAGGAG AAATTTGAAAGGATAATGCGTGGAACTCAGGGTGCTCTTATTGTAGCATCGACTCTCCAGATCGTAATTGGCTTTAGTGGACTTTGGCGTAATGTTGCGAG GTTCCTAAGTCCAATTGCTGCTGTTCCCCTAGTTGCTTTGTCAGGTTTTGGGCTATATGAGTTTGGTTTTCCTGTG CTTGCAAAATGCGTGGAGATTGGGCTGCCACAACTCATCATTCTGATACTAATTTCACAG TATGTACCTCATTTAATACGTGGGGAGAAGCATGTCTTTGATCGCTTTGCTGTTATATTCTCGGTGGCGATTGTTTGGATTTATGCTCATCTGCTCACTGTGGGTGGGGCTTACAAGAATACAGGGCCTAAAACTCAATTAAGTTGTAGAACTGATCACGCTGGAATTATTGGCGCTGCTCCATG GATAAGAGTTCCATATCCTTTTCAATGGGGAGCTCCCACGTTTGATGCGGGAGAAGCTTTTGCTATGATGACTGTTTCATTTGTTGCTCTTGTAGAG TCCACAGGTGCTTTCATTGCTGTGTCAAGGTATGCAAGTGCAACTCCACTGCCACCTTCTATTCTTAGCCGTGGTGTTGGTTGGCAG GGAGTGGGCATTCTGTTCTCTGGGATATTTGGAACTGGAATTGGGTCATCAGTTTCTGT tGAAAATGCGGGTTTATTAGCATTGACACGTGTTGGTAGCCGAAGGGTTGTCCAAATATCAGCTGGTTTCATGATCTTCTTTTCCATCCTTG GAAAATTTGGAGCTGTCTTTGCTTCAATCCCAGCACCAATCATTGCAGCTTTATACTGCCTGTTCTTTGCCTATGTGG GTTCAGCAGGCCTCAGTCTTCTTCAGTTTTGCAATTTAAACAGCTTCAGGACAAAGTTTGTATTAGGCTTCTCTATTTACATGGGCTTATCAATACCTCAATACTTCAATGAATATACAGTTGTTAAAGGCTATGGTCCTGTCCACACTGAAGCAAGATGG TTCAACGATATGATCAACGTGCCCTTCTCATCGGAAGCATTTGTTGCTGGCTTGTTGGCCTTTTTCCTTGACGTCACACTGCACCGGAAAGACAATCAAACCAGGAAAGATAGAGGCATGCATTGGTGGGATAGGTTCCGGTCATTCAAAACAGACACAAGAAGCGAGGAATTCTATTCCCTGCCGTTCAATCTGAACAAGTTTTTCCCATCTGTTTGA
- the LOC126718577 gene encoding DNA-directed RNA polymerases I, II, and III subunit RPABC5-like has product MIIPVRCFTCGKVIGNKWDMYLDLLQSDYSEGDALDGLGLVRYCCRRMLMTHVDLIEKLLNYNTLERNETT; this is encoded by the exons ATGATAATTCCAGTTCGTTGCTTTACCTGCGGCAAG GTGATTGGAAACAAATGGGACATGTATCTTGACCTTCTCCAGTCAGATTACTCCGAAGG AGATGCACTTGATGGATTGGGGTTGGTCCGTTACTGCTGCAGACGAATGCTTATGACTCATGTAGATCTCATTGAGAAGCTTCTGAATTACAACA CTCTGGAGAGGAACGAGACCACTTGA